Proteins encoded together in one Vigna angularis cultivar LongXiaoDou No.4 chromosome 5, ASM1680809v1, whole genome shotgun sequence window:
- the LOC108340516 gene encoding probable NOT transcription complex subunit VIP2 isoform X4, translating into MSGLLNSSLNGSASNLPDGAGRSFATSFSGAIQGLHNIHGSFNVPNMPGSLTSRNSTINNVPSGGVQHSTGSLSSGRFTSNNLPVALSQLSHGSTHGHSGVTNRGGLGVSPILGNAGPRITSSVGNMVGGGNIGRTGGGLSVPALASRLNLGANSGSSGLGMQGQNRLMSGVLPQGSPQVISMLGNSYPSAGGPLSQSHVQAVSNLNSMGMLNDVNTNDSSPFDINDFPQLTSRPSSAGGPQGQLGSLRKQGLGVSPIVQQNQEFSIQNEDFPALPGFKGGNADYAMDMHQKEQLHDNAVPMMQSQHFSMGRSAGFSLGGTYSSHRAQQQQHAPSVSSGNVSFSSVNNQDLLHLHGSDIFPSPHSTYHSQTSGPPGIGLRPLNSPNTVSGMGSYDQLIQQYQQHQNQSQFRLQMSAVNQSFRDQGMKSIQTTQPDPFGLLGLLSVIRMSDPDLTSLALGIDLTTLGLNLNSSENLHKTFGSPWSDEPAKGDPEFNVPQCYYAKQPPALHQGYFSKFSVETLFYIFYSMPKDEAQLYASNELYNRGWFYHKEHRLWFIRVPNMEPLVKTNTYERGSYHCFEPSIFETVRKDNFVLHYEMLEKRPHLPQH; encoded by the exons ATGTCGGGGTTACTTAAT TCTTCTCTGAATGGATCTGCTTCAAATCTTCCAGATGGTGCCGGACGATCTTTTGCGACATCGTTTTCTG GAGCTATTCAAGGATTGCACAATATTCATGGGAGCTTTAATGTTCCCAACATGCCCGGTTCACTCACATCGAGAAATTCAACTATAAATAATGTGCCATCGGGTGGCGTTCAACATTCCACTGGAAGTCTTTCTAGTGGAAGATTTACATCCAACAATCTACCAGTTGCATTGTCTCAA CTATCTCATGGAAGCACCCATGGACATTCAGGAGTCACCAATAGAGGAG GATTGGGAGTATCCCCAATTTTGGGAAATGCAGGTCCTCGAATCACTAGTTCTGTGGGAAACATGGTTGGTGGAGGGAATATCGGAAGGACTGGTGGAGGATTGTCTGTGCCTGCTCTTGCGTCTCGTCTAAATTTGGGTGCAAACAGTGGATCCAGTGGTTTAGGAATGCAAGGACAGAATCGATTAATGAGTGGTGTGCTTCCACAAG GATCTCCACAGGTAATTTCAATGCTAGGAAATTCTTATCCCAGCGCTGGAGGTCCACTTTCCCAAAGCCATGTTCAAGCAGTAAGTAACTTGAACTCTATGGGAATGTTGAATGATGTGAATACCAATGACAGCTCCCCTTTTGATATCAATGACTTCCCTCAACTGACAAGTCGTCCCAGTTCTGCTGGAGGGCCTCAAGGACAGTTGG GTTCTTTACGAAAGCAGGGTCTTGGCGTCAGTCCCATTGTTCAACAAAACCAAGAGTTTAGCATTCAGAATGAAGATTTCCCAGCTTTACCAGGATTCAAAG GCGGTAATGCAGATTATGCTATGGACATGCACCAGAAAGAACAACTTCATGACAACGCTGTACCAATGATGCAATCACAGCATTTCTCT ATGGGAAGGTCAGCTGGTTTCAGCTTGGGGGGTACATATTCGTCACATCGagcacaacaacaacaacatgcTCCTTCAGTCAGTAGTGGCAATGTCTCTTTTTCATCCGTTAACAACCAGGATCTTCTCCATTTGCATGGATCAGATATTTTCCCATCTCCACATTCAACCTATCATTCACAG ACCAGTGGACCTCCTGGTATTGGATTAAGGCCTTTAAATTCTCCAAATACAGTTTCTGGTATGGGTTCATACGACCAGCTTATCCAGCAATATCAACAGCATCAAAACCAGTCGCAGTTCCGCCTACAAATGTCAGCTGTAAATCAATCATTTAGGGATCAGGGCATGAAGTCTATTCAAACCACACAACCAGATCCATTTGGTTTACTTGGCTTGTTAAGTGTGATCAGGATGAGTGATCCTGACCTGACGTCTCTAGCTCTTGGAATTGATCTAACTACACTGGGGTTAAATTTGAATTCATCAGAAAATCTTCACAAGACCTTTGGTTCTCCATGGTCTGATGAACCTGCTAAGGGCGATCCAGAGTTTAATGTGCCACAATGTTATTATGCTAAACAGCCACCTGCTCTACAT CAAGGATACTTTTCAAAGTTTTCGGTGGAAACAttgttttacatattttacaG CATGCCCAAAGATGAAGCACAATTATATGCCTCCAATGAGCT TTACAACAGAGGTTGGTTTTATCACAAGGAACATCGTTTGTGGTTTATAAGAGTTCCCAACATGGAGCCGCTggttaaaacaaacacataCGAGAGGGGATCTTATCACTGTTTCGAACCAAGCATATTTGAAACCGTCCGCAAG GATAATTTTGTTCTTCATTATGAAATGTTGGAAAAGAGACCCCATCTGCCTCAACATTGA
- the LOC108340516 gene encoding probable NOT transcription complex subunit VIP2 isoform X2 translates to MSGLLNSSLNGSASNLPDGAGRSFATSFSGAIQGLHNIHGSFNVPNMPGSLTSRNSTINNVPSGGVQHSTGSLSSGRFTSNNLPVALSQLSHGSTHGHSGVTNRGGISVVGNPGFSSSTNGVGGSIPGILPTSGAIGNRNAVPGLGVSPILGNAGPRITSSVGNMVGGGNIGRTGGGLSVPALASRLNLGANSGSSGLGMQGQNRLMSGVLPQGSPQVISMLGNSYPSAGGPLSQSHVQAVSNLNSMGMLNDVNTNDSSPFDINDFPQLTSRPSSAGGPQGQLGSLRKQGLGVSPIVQQNQEFSIQNEDFPALPGFKGGNADYAMDMHQKEQLHDNAVPMMQSQHFSMGRSAGFSLGGTYSSHRAQQQQHAPSVSSGNVSFSSVNNQDLLHLHGSDIFPSPHSTYHSQTSGPPGIGLRPLNSPNTVSGMGSYDQLIQQYQQHQNQSQFRLQMSAVNQSFRDQGMKSIQTTQPDPFGLLGLLSVIRMSDPDLTSLALGIDLTTLGLNLNSSENLHKTFGSPWSDEPAKGDPEFNVPQCYYAKQPPALHQGYFSKFSVETLFYIFYSMPKDEAQLYASNELYNRGWFYHKEHRLWFIRVPNMEPLVKTNTYERGSYHCFEPSIFETVRKDNFVLHYEMLEKRPHLPQH, encoded by the exons ATGTCGGGGTTACTTAAT TCTTCTCTGAATGGATCTGCTTCAAATCTTCCAGATGGTGCCGGACGATCTTTTGCGACATCGTTTTCTG GAGCTATTCAAGGATTGCACAATATTCATGGGAGCTTTAATGTTCCCAACATGCCCGGTTCACTCACATCGAGAAATTCAACTATAAATAATGTGCCATCGGGTGGCGTTCAACATTCCACTGGAAGTCTTTCTAGTGGAAGATTTACATCCAACAATCTACCAGTTGCATTGTCTCAA CTATCTCATGGAAGCACCCATGGACATTCAGGAGTCACCAATAGAGGAGGTATAAGTGTTGTAGGAAACCCTGGATTTAGTAGTAGCACAAATGGAGTTGGTGGTTCTATTCCTGGGATTCTTCCTACATCTGGTGCAATTGGTAACCGAAATGCTGTTCCAGGATTGGGAGTATCCCCAATTTTGGGAAATGCAGGTCCTCGAATCACTAGTTCTGTGGGAAACATGGTTGGTGGAGGGAATATCGGAAGGACTGGTGGAGGATTGTCTGTGCCTGCTCTTGCGTCTCGTCTAAATTTGGGTGCAAACAGTGGATCCAGTGGTTTAGGAATGCAAGGACAGAATCGATTAATGAGTGGTGTGCTTCCACAAG GATCTCCACAGGTAATTTCAATGCTAGGAAATTCTTATCCCAGCGCTGGAGGTCCACTTTCCCAAAGCCATGTTCAAGCAGTAAGTAACTTGAACTCTATGGGAATGTTGAATGATGTGAATACCAATGACAGCTCCCCTTTTGATATCAATGACTTCCCTCAACTGACAAGTCGTCCCAGTTCTGCTGGAGGGCCTCAAGGACAGTTGG GTTCTTTACGAAAGCAGGGTCTTGGCGTCAGTCCCATTGTTCAACAAAACCAAGAGTTTAGCATTCAGAATGAAGATTTCCCAGCTTTACCAGGATTCAAAG GCGGTAATGCAGATTATGCTATGGACATGCACCAGAAAGAACAACTTCATGACAACGCTGTACCAATGATGCAATCACAGCATTTCTCT ATGGGAAGGTCAGCTGGTTTCAGCTTGGGGGGTACATATTCGTCACATCGagcacaacaacaacaacatgcTCCTTCAGTCAGTAGTGGCAATGTCTCTTTTTCATCCGTTAACAACCAGGATCTTCTCCATTTGCATGGATCAGATATTTTCCCATCTCCACATTCAACCTATCATTCACAG ACCAGTGGACCTCCTGGTATTGGATTAAGGCCTTTAAATTCTCCAAATACAGTTTCTGGTATGGGTTCATACGACCAGCTTATCCAGCAATATCAACAGCATCAAAACCAGTCGCAGTTCCGCCTACAAATGTCAGCTGTAAATCAATCATTTAGGGATCAGGGCATGAAGTCTATTCAAACCACACAACCAGATCCATTTGGTTTACTTGGCTTGTTAAGTGTGATCAGGATGAGTGATCCTGACCTGACGTCTCTAGCTCTTGGAATTGATCTAACTACACTGGGGTTAAATTTGAATTCATCAGAAAATCTTCACAAGACCTTTGGTTCTCCATGGTCTGATGAACCTGCTAAGGGCGATCCAGAGTTTAATGTGCCACAATGTTATTATGCTAAACAGCCACCTGCTCTACAT CAAGGATACTTTTCAAAGTTTTCGGTGGAAACAttgttttacatattttacaG CATGCCCAAAGATGAAGCACAATTATATGCCTCCAATGAGCT TTACAACAGAGGTTGGTTTTATCACAAGGAACATCGTTTGTGGTTTATAAGAGTTCCCAACATGGAGCCGCTggttaaaacaaacacataCGAGAGGGGATCTTATCACTGTTTCGAACCAAGCATATTTGAAACCGTCCGCAAG GATAATTTTGTTCTTCATTATGAAATGTTGGAAAAGAGACCCCATCTGCCTCAACATTGA
- the LOC108340516 gene encoding probable NOT transcription complex subunit VIP2 isoform X3 — protein sequence MSGLLNSSLNGSASNLPDGAGRSFATSFSGQSGAASPIFHHTGAIQGLHNIHGSFNVPNMPGSLTSRNSTINNVPSGGVQHSTGSLSSGRFTSNNLPVALSQLSHGSTHGHSGVTNRGGLGVSPILGNAGPRITSSVGNMVGGGNIGRTGGGLSVPALASRLNLGANSGSSGLGMQGQNRLMSGVLPQGSPQVISMLGNSYPSAGGPLSQSHVQAVSNLNSMGMLNDVNTNDSSPFDINDFPQLTSRPSSAGGPQGQLGSLRKQGLGVSPIVQQNQEFSIQNEDFPALPGFKGGNADYAMDMHQKEQLHDNAVPMMQSQHFSMGRSAGFSLGGTYSSHRAQQQQHAPSVSSGNVSFSSVNNQDLLHLHGSDIFPSPHSTYHSQTSGPPGIGLRPLNSPNTVSGMGSYDQLIQQYQQHQNQSQFRLQMSAVNQSFRDQGMKSIQTTQPDPFGLLGLLSVIRMSDPDLTSLALGIDLTTLGLNLNSSENLHKTFGSPWSDEPAKGDPEFNVPQCYYAKQPPALHQGYFSKFSVETLFYIFYSMPKDEAQLYASNELYNRGWFYHKEHRLWFIRVPNMEPLVKTNTYERGSYHCFEPSIFETVRKDNFVLHYEMLEKRPHLPQH from the exons ATGTCGGGGTTACTTAAT TCTTCTCTGAATGGATCTGCTTCAAATCTTCCAGATGGTGCCGGACGATCTTTTGCGACATCGTTTTCTGGTCAGTCTGGTGCAGCCTCCCCAATTTTTCATCACACTG GAGCTATTCAAGGATTGCACAATATTCATGGGAGCTTTAATGTTCCCAACATGCCCGGTTCACTCACATCGAGAAATTCAACTATAAATAATGTGCCATCGGGTGGCGTTCAACATTCCACTGGAAGTCTTTCTAGTGGAAGATTTACATCCAACAATCTACCAGTTGCATTGTCTCAA CTATCTCATGGAAGCACCCATGGACATTCAGGAGTCACCAATAGAGGAG GATTGGGAGTATCCCCAATTTTGGGAAATGCAGGTCCTCGAATCACTAGTTCTGTGGGAAACATGGTTGGTGGAGGGAATATCGGAAGGACTGGTGGAGGATTGTCTGTGCCTGCTCTTGCGTCTCGTCTAAATTTGGGTGCAAACAGTGGATCCAGTGGTTTAGGAATGCAAGGACAGAATCGATTAATGAGTGGTGTGCTTCCACAAG GATCTCCACAGGTAATTTCAATGCTAGGAAATTCTTATCCCAGCGCTGGAGGTCCACTTTCCCAAAGCCATGTTCAAGCAGTAAGTAACTTGAACTCTATGGGAATGTTGAATGATGTGAATACCAATGACAGCTCCCCTTTTGATATCAATGACTTCCCTCAACTGACAAGTCGTCCCAGTTCTGCTGGAGGGCCTCAAGGACAGTTGG GTTCTTTACGAAAGCAGGGTCTTGGCGTCAGTCCCATTGTTCAACAAAACCAAGAGTTTAGCATTCAGAATGAAGATTTCCCAGCTTTACCAGGATTCAAAG GCGGTAATGCAGATTATGCTATGGACATGCACCAGAAAGAACAACTTCATGACAACGCTGTACCAATGATGCAATCACAGCATTTCTCT ATGGGAAGGTCAGCTGGTTTCAGCTTGGGGGGTACATATTCGTCACATCGagcacaacaacaacaacatgcTCCTTCAGTCAGTAGTGGCAATGTCTCTTTTTCATCCGTTAACAACCAGGATCTTCTCCATTTGCATGGATCAGATATTTTCCCATCTCCACATTCAACCTATCATTCACAG ACCAGTGGACCTCCTGGTATTGGATTAAGGCCTTTAAATTCTCCAAATACAGTTTCTGGTATGGGTTCATACGACCAGCTTATCCAGCAATATCAACAGCATCAAAACCAGTCGCAGTTCCGCCTACAAATGTCAGCTGTAAATCAATCATTTAGGGATCAGGGCATGAAGTCTATTCAAACCACACAACCAGATCCATTTGGTTTACTTGGCTTGTTAAGTGTGATCAGGATGAGTGATCCTGACCTGACGTCTCTAGCTCTTGGAATTGATCTAACTACACTGGGGTTAAATTTGAATTCATCAGAAAATCTTCACAAGACCTTTGGTTCTCCATGGTCTGATGAACCTGCTAAGGGCGATCCAGAGTTTAATGTGCCACAATGTTATTATGCTAAACAGCCACCTGCTCTACAT CAAGGATACTTTTCAAAGTTTTCGGTGGAAACAttgttttacatattttacaG CATGCCCAAAGATGAAGCACAATTATATGCCTCCAATGAGCT TTACAACAGAGGTTGGTTTTATCACAAGGAACATCGTTTGTGGTTTATAAGAGTTCCCAACATGGAGCCGCTggttaaaacaaacacataCGAGAGGGGATCTTATCACTGTTTCGAACCAAGCATATTTGAAACCGTCCGCAAG GATAATTTTGTTCTTCATTATGAAATGTTGGAAAAGAGACCCCATCTGCCTCAACATTGA
- the LOC108340516 gene encoding probable NOT transcription complex subunit VIP2 isoform X5, with translation MPGSLTSRNSTINNVPSGGVQHSTGSLSSGRFTSNNLPVALSQLSHGSTHGHSGVTNRGGISVVGNPGFSSSTNGVGGSIPGILPTSGAIGNRNAVPGLGVSPILGNAGPRITSSVGNMVGGGNIGRTGGGLSVPALASRLNLGANSGSSGLGMQGQNRLMSGVLPQGSPQVISMLGNSYPSAGGPLSQSHVQAVSNLNSMGMLNDVNTNDSSPFDINDFPQLTSRPSSAGGPQGQLGSLRKQGLGVSPIVQQNQEFSIQNEDFPALPGFKGGNADYAMDMHQKEQLHDNAVPMMQSQHFSMGRSAGFSLGGTYSSHRAQQQQHAPSVSSGNVSFSSVNNQDLLHLHGSDIFPSPHSTYHSQTSGPPGIGLRPLNSPNTVSGMGSYDQLIQQYQQHQNQSQFRLQMSAVNQSFRDQGMKSIQTTQPDPFGLLGLLSVIRMSDPDLTSLALGIDLTTLGLNLNSSENLHKTFGSPWSDEPAKGDPEFNVPQCYYAKQPPALHQGYFSKFSVETLFYIFYSMPKDEAQLYASNELYNRGWFYHKEHRLWFIRVPNMEPLVKTNTYERGSYHCFEPSIFETVRKDNFVLHYEMLEKRPHLPQH, from the exons ATGCCCGGTTCACTCACATCGAGAAATTCAACTATAAATAATGTGCCATCGGGTGGCGTTCAACATTCCACTGGAAGTCTTTCTAGTGGAAGATTTACATCCAACAATCTACCAGTTGCATTGTCTCAA CTATCTCATGGAAGCACCCATGGACATTCAGGAGTCACCAATAGAGGAGGTATAAGTGTTGTAGGAAACCCTGGATTTAGTAGTAGCACAAATGGAGTTGGTGGTTCTATTCCTGGGATTCTTCCTACATCTGGTGCAATTGGTAACCGAAATGCTGTTCCAGGATTGGGAGTATCCCCAATTTTGGGAAATGCAGGTCCTCGAATCACTAGTTCTGTGGGAAACATGGTTGGTGGAGGGAATATCGGAAGGACTGGTGGAGGATTGTCTGTGCCTGCTCTTGCGTCTCGTCTAAATTTGGGTGCAAACAGTGGATCCAGTGGTTTAGGAATGCAAGGACAGAATCGATTAATGAGTGGTGTGCTTCCACAAG GATCTCCACAGGTAATTTCAATGCTAGGAAATTCTTATCCCAGCGCTGGAGGTCCACTTTCCCAAAGCCATGTTCAAGCAGTAAGTAACTTGAACTCTATGGGAATGTTGAATGATGTGAATACCAATGACAGCTCCCCTTTTGATATCAATGACTTCCCTCAACTGACAAGTCGTCCCAGTTCTGCTGGAGGGCCTCAAGGACAGTTGG GTTCTTTACGAAAGCAGGGTCTTGGCGTCAGTCCCATTGTTCAACAAAACCAAGAGTTTAGCATTCAGAATGAAGATTTCCCAGCTTTACCAGGATTCAAAG GCGGTAATGCAGATTATGCTATGGACATGCACCAGAAAGAACAACTTCATGACAACGCTGTACCAATGATGCAATCACAGCATTTCTCT ATGGGAAGGTCAGCTGGTTTCAGCTTGGGGGGTACATATTCGTCACATCGagcacaacaacaacaacatgcTCCTTCAGTCAGTAGTGGCAATGTCTCTTTTTCATCCGTTAACAACCAGGATCTTCTCCATTTGCATGGATCAGATATTTTCCCATCTCCACATTCAACCTATCATTCACAG ACCAGTGGACCTCCTGGTATTGGATTAAGGCCTTTAAATTCTCCAAATACAGTTTCTGGTATGGGTTCATACGACCAGCTTATCCAGCAATATCAACAGCATCAAAACCAGTCGCAGTTCCGCCTACAAATGTCAGCTGTAAATCAATCATTTAGGGATCAGGGCATGAAGTCTATTCAAACCACACAACCAGATCCATTTGGTTTACTTGGCTTGTTAAGTGTGATCAGGATGAGTGATCCTGACCTGACGTCTCTAGCTCTTGGAATTGATCTAACTACACTGGGGTTAAATTTGAATTCATCAGAAAATCTTCACAAGACCTTTGGTTCTCCATGGTCTGATGAACCTGCTAAGGGCGATCCAGAGTTTAATGTGCCACAATGTTATTATGCTAAACAGCCACCTGCTCTACAT CAAGGATACTTTTCAAAGTTTTCGGTGGAAACAttgttttacatattttacaG CATGCCCAAAGATGAAGCACAATTATATGCCTCCAATGAGCT TTACAACAGAGGTTGGTTTTATCACAAGGAACATCGTTTGTGGTTTATAAGAGTTCCCAACATGGAGCCGCTggttaaaacaaacacataCGAGAGGGGATCTTATCACTGTTTCGAACCAAGCATATTTGAAACCGTCCGCAAG GATAATTTTGTTCTTCATTATGAAATGTTGGAAAAGAGACCCCATCTGCCTCAACATTGA
- the LOC108340516 gene encoding probable NOT transcription complex subunit VIP2 isoform X1: protein MSGLLNSSLNGSASNLPDGAGRSFATSFSGQSGAASPIFHHTGAIQGLHNIHGSFNVPNMPGSLTSRNSTINNVPSGGVQHSTGSLSSGRFTSNNLPVALSQLSHGSTHGHSGVTNRGGISVVGNPGFSSSTNGVGGSIPGILPTSGAIGNRNAVPGLGVSPILGNAGPRITSSVGNMVGGGNIGRTGGGLSVPALASRLNLGANSGSSGLGMQGQNRLMSGVLPQGSPQVISMLGNSYPSAGGPLSQSHVQAVSNLNSMGMLNDVNTNDSSPFDINDFPQLTSRPSSAGGPQGQLGSLRKQGLGVSPIVQQNQEFSIQNEDFPALPGFKGGNADYAMDMHQKEQLHDNAVPMMQSQHFSMGRSAGFSLGGTYSSHRAQQQQHAPSVSSGNVSFSSVNNQDLLHLHGSDIFPSPHSTYHSQTSGPPGIGLRPLNSPNTVSGMGSYDQLIQQYQQHQNQSQFRLQMSAVNQSFRDQGMKSIQTTQPDPFGLLGLLSVIRMSDPDLTSLALGIDLTTLGLNLNSSENLHKTFGSPWSDEPAKGDPEFNVPQCYYAKQPPALHQGYFSKFSVETLFYIFYSMPKDEAQLYASNELYNRGWFYHKEHRLWFIRVPNMEPLVKTNTYERGSYHCFEPSIFETVRKDNFVLHYEMLEKRPHLPQH from the exons ATGTCGGGGTTACTTAAT TCTTCTCTGAATGGATCTGCTTCAAATCTTCCAGATGGTGCCGGACGATCTTTTGCGACATCGTTTTCTGGTCAGTCTGGTGCAGCCTCCCCAATTTTTCATCACACTG GAGCTATTCAAGGATTGCACAATATTCATGGGAGCTTTAATGTTCCCAACATGCCCGGTTCACTCACATCGAGAAATTCAACTATAAATAATGTGCCATCGGGTGGCGTTCAACATTCCACTGGAAGTCTTTCTAGTGGAAGATTTACATCCAACAATCTACCAGTTGCATTGTCTCAA CTATCTCATGGAAGCACCCATGGACATTCAGGAGTCACCAATAGAGGAGGTATAAGTGTTGTAGGAAACCCTGGATTTAGTAGTAGCACAAATGGAGTTGGTGGTTCTATTCCTGGGATTCTTCCTACATCTGGTGCAATTGGTAACCGAAATGCTGTTCCAGGATTGGGAGTATCCCCAATTTTGGGAAATGCAGGTCCTCGAATCACTAGTTCTGTGGGAAACATGGTTGGTGGAGGGAATATCGGAAGGACTGGTGGAGGATTGTCTGTGCCTGCTCTTGCGTCTCGTCTAAATTTGGGTGCAAACAGTGGATCCAGTGGTTTAGGAATGCAAGGACAGAATCGATTAATGAGTGGTGTGCTTCCACAAG GATCTCCACAGGTAATTTCAATGCTAGGAAATTCTTATCCCAGCGCTGGAGGTCCACTTTCCCAAAGCCATGTTCAAGCAGTAAGTAACTTGAACTCTATGGGAATGTTGAATGATGTGAATACCAATGACAGCTCCCCTTTTGATATCAATGACTTCCCTCAACTGACAAGTCGTCCCAGTTCTGCTGGAGGGCCTCAAGGACAGTTGG GTTCTTTACGAAAGCAGGGTCTTGGCGTCAGTCCCATTGTTCAACAAAACCAAGAGTTTAGCATTCAGAATGAAGATTTCCCAGCTTTACCAGGATTCAAAG GCGGTAATGCAGATTATGCTATGGACATGCACCAGAAAGAACAACTTCATGACAACGCTGTACCAATGATGCAATCACAGCATTTCTCT ATGGGAAGGTCAGCTGGTTTCAGCTTGGGGGGTACATATTCGTCACATCGagcacaacaacaacaacatgcTCCTTCAGTCAGTAGTGGCAATGTCTCTTTTTCATCCGTTAACAACCAGGATCTTCTCCATTTGCATGGATCAGATATTTTCCCATCTCCACATTCAACCTATCATTCACAG ACCAGTGGACCTCCTGGTATTGGATTAAGGCCTTTAAATTCTCCAAATACAGTTTCTGGTATGGGTTCATACGACCAGCTTATCCAGCAATATCAACAGCATCAAAACCAGTCGCAGTTCCGCCTACAAATGTCAGCTGTAAATCAATCATTTAGGGATCAGGGCATGAAGTCTATTCAAACCACACAACCAGATCCATTTGGTTTACTTGGCTTGTTAAGTGTGATCAGGATGAGTGATCCTGACCTGACGTCTCTAGCTCTTGGAATTGATCTAACTACACTGGGGTTAAATTTGAATTCATCAGAAAATCTTCACAAGACCTTTGGTTCTCCATGGTCTGATGAACCTGCTAAGGGCGATCCAGAGTTTAATGTGCCACAATGTTATTATGCTAAACAGCCACCTGCTCTACAT CAAGGATACTTTTCAAAGTTTTCGGTGGAAACAttgttttacatattttacaG CATGCCCAAAGATGAAGCACAATTATATGCCTCCAATGAGCT TTACAACAGAGGTTGGTTTTATCACAAGGAACATCGTTTGTGGTTTATAAGAGTTCCCAACATGGAGCCGCTggttaaaacaaacacataCGAGAGGGGATCTTATCACTGTTTCGAACCAAGCATATTTGAAACCGTCCGCAAG GATAATTTTGTTCTTCATTATGAAATGTTGGAAAAGAGACCCCATCTGCCTCAACATTGA